The window gaatttgtTCGAGATTTTCATTGGTTTCGATTGGTTTGTCTGATTCCGAAAATGCAAAATCTCGTGGCCGATGGTTCGCAAGATTTGGATTCGATGCGAGGTTGGGGGTTGTTGATCTGGAGCATCATAGTTTGTGGTGtactacttcattttcttttttgagcaatcAACCCCCGTCAATTAGGGTTTTCAACATAATCTGATGAGCTACACGAAGATATTGAGATTAGGGTTCGAGCTAGACGAAACCGCGGGTGGTGTTGGTGTCCCACCAGAGCTCGCCGTACCGACTGCGGTTGCCACGTGTGCACCTTGACGGCGAGACCAAGAAGGACGTGGGAGATGTTGGTGGTCCCGaatttatgtttagaatttctCCAAAACTCTGGagaaataacaatttttttgtgATGTATTTTAGAGCTCTGAGCGTTTTGGTTCAGTGCTCGGAGCATTCTATCTATTTTCGATTGAGCTCTGAGCTCTTACACACGTTTCAGGACAATAATTATAAgctatttctttctctattgTTTGTTTCCAGTTGCACTTTGCAAATGGAagcttaacataataattttttcatcttgttCATACTTTGCTAGGAGAAGCTTTTGAAGGGAATGAAGAGGACAAGGCACTTATGGGGCTGCTTGATGAGTCGAAAGGTATTATTGTTGAGTTGGATTTATTTCTTGCCAAAAGGATGAACTATTGAGTCCTATGCGCGTTACATGCCGTCATTTTGCCTCCTGTTTCTGCTCTGATGTAAAGAGTTGTTAGTTTTCATTATTGCAGATCAGGTGGCATCAGAAAGTAGCATACCTCTGTCACCCCAGTGGCTTTGAAGTATTATTTCAAAGGAATTACGAAGATGGTTGCTGCGAATTTGTTTCAAACATTTCCGTTTCCAAATCAGGATAGCAAGGTCCCAGAAATGTACGACCCAGAAGAGGAGGAACCGACCATGGAACCTGCTTGGCCTCATCTTCAGATTGTGTACGagtttttattgagatttgtgGCTTCACCGGAGACAGATGCCAAGCTTGCAAAAAGATATATTGATCATTCATTTGTGTTGAGATTGCTTGAGTTGTTTGATTTTGAggatcagagagagagggattacTTAAAAACAATTCTCCACCGCGTTTATGGTAAGTTCATGGTGCATCGGCCATTCATTAGGAAAGCTATCAATAATATCTTCTATCGGTTCATCTTTGAGACAGAGAAGCACAATGGGGTTGCTGAGTTGCTTGAAATATTGGGCAATATAATTAATGGGTTTGCTTTACCTTTGAAGGAGGAGCACAAGCTATTCCTTGTCCATGCTTTGATTCCCCTTCATAAGCCAAAGTGTGTATCTATGTACCACCAGCAACTGTCATATTGCATTACTCAATTTGTGGAAAAAGATGCCAAGTTGGCTGACACTATGATTCGAGGTCTTTTAAAGTATTGGCCCATAACTAATAGTTCAAAGGAGGTTATGTTCCTTGGTGAATTGGAGGAAGTTCTTGAAGTCACACAGGGAGCAGAGTTTCAACGCTGCATGGTCCCTCTATTCTGTCAAATTGGTCGCTGCCTCAACAGTTCACATTTTCAGGTACAGCTTGTGACTGTTATTTTGTATACTTCTCTCGCACACACATAATTGCtattctcatttctcactgaTAATTGGGTCCTCATTCTTCTTGGAAATTTAATTGTGTCACAATAAGATTGTGACTCTAAAATGTGGTTGTGAGggttatggatttttttatctttcactATTTCACCTGGTGGGTTATTTGTATTAATGATATAGGCTTTGATGTTGATTATATGCTAAGCTGTTGAATTTGAAGATGGATAGTAAACAGGTTCTTTTGGCATATAATCTATGTTTATGAATTGTTAAAAGATCTTCATATGTTCTCTGTAGGAAAAGAACTAACTTGATCTTTTAATCTAGCATAACCCGATCTTTGTGAATGTCACAATTCGTTCTCTGATTTTCAGTACATAACCATATCTACATCTCACGGTATTCCTTAATGGAGTCCATCCTTCCCTCCAACCCATTTAACATTGTGACTTATGAGGGAAATTGTTTAGACTCATATTCTGTATTAATTCTTGAGAATAGTTTATCTGATTTCCACCAGGATGTCTCATAGCCTTTTTCCCCCAAAGCTGTGGTACTGGCTTTGTTGGAGAAATGACATTGAACTAAGTCCATTTCCAGATAATTTATCCTGAGAAGACATGTATCTAATATAGATCCATAGTTGATACTTTGCCAGAACCTCCTCCTCCCAACCGTCCTTTTTTTGAAATGTTTCCTTATGATGATATACCCAAATATGATTTGATTGAAATTCTCCAGTGGCTTTGATCAGGTGGCATCAGATCAGATCAGGTATTATTTCATGCTACTTTGAAGTTGCTTGTTAGTCGGTGTCATTACTAAGTTGTTGGTAATCTCTTTCAGTGTCTTTGGATTCCTACAATTGGTATTGGCGCTGGACCTTTTTGCAGCGGACAGGTTAGACCATCTATGGAGCTCTATAACTGATTAACTCTTTGCTGGTATTTATATTCTGGATATGTCTCTGTATGGGATTCATTTTGTTGTTGGATGGATAATAGGCTAATTGAGTAAGTTTGTTTTACAAGATGTAGTCTAAATATGGTCTTTTAGTATAGATAttgatatgtgtgtgtgtgtttctagCTTGAATTTTCTGATTATTTCTGTTTAGAGTACAAAGCACTTGTGAGAAAGATATCAAATATGGTTTGGCTTGGCTTGAATAATGAAGAATAGAGAAGACTTTTTGTCCATCAACGCTTGTCGTTGGAGTTCTTGAGATAGCTCTAATTATCTCTaccttattttttcttttatatttgcaattataGCTCATCAACTCAATATCTATTCCACCAATTCACCCAAACACCATCCCATACACATTCCTTGACCCAGGCTCATACCACACACCTTTCAGCGTCCTTTCTGTAGCTTTCATGGCATGAGCATGCAAATCGCATAGCATAATTAAAGCTTTTGTAGACTTTTCAAGTGGCTTACACGAAAGGACGGTAACATAgtatatatgttgaaaatcatTTTGAGAAAAGCATAACATCTGAACGTCAAGGGTATGATCATCTAACTTTGATTCCCTAACCTCACTACTGAACACTTCTTAGTAACCTAAAACAAACATCAGTCATTGCTCTATTCTTGGGCATTTTTCTAATGTTTGGGTCCTATACATGCTTCTAAAGATAGTGTCAAATCTGATTTCCTATGTTAgacttgtttctttctttttttaataaaaaaattattctctcaTGAtcacatttaaataatatgtcGACAATGCTACTCATACACTATGTGCTGTAATTCCAGCCTTGTGTTAACGGAGTTTATTTTGTTGCAAGTCCTAAGAGTGTATAACACTTGGATAATTTGAGTCGTTGGAAGGATGATTGTGTGTTCGGAACTATGGTCTTAAAGTCCTAAACAAGGGTTCCTTGAGAAGGTCCAAACAGCAACATCTTTGGATGGCTGTTGTACTGCAAACTTTTCTGCAGTGGCCAAAACTTGGCTATTCGATTGTTACATGCTCCAATTGAGACAGAGGAGTCACTTTCCTATAaatttttaaaccaattttctatttaaagaataagagaatAATGGAAAACTGGCAGAAATAGAGGTGCTTGTTTTGTCTGATCCACTAATAAAAGAAGTACGTAAATGGTGACACCGACTAGATTTATTGCtttcatttaaattcatgaGAAAGTGAGGGTGGCACCATTTGAGATTAGAGGGAGAAAGTCGTGCATAAGAGGTTTTCAAATGCACCAATGTGAAAGAGTGATTTATCAacgtggaaaaataaaaaaagtgggaGAAAGGAatgcaaaaaattatttaagttgaaATTATGAGGAAACACGTGGTCGTTCAATAGAGAATTAAGGATATAATCCTAGATGGAGTTGAGTGGCAGAACTAGACCCTCTAGGATGGGTACGCGATGGAGGTCGACTCGAGCATGTTATAGCTTCTATTAATACtcttttcttataatatattatgtgtaattatttataaattacataaatattacatcgttatttaattaaccaaaacattacgtccttattaataaaaaattagttcttaacaaaaaaaaattaaatgtagaCTAAGCAAACGTGCATTGCATGTTGCTtttacctagtatatatatatatatatgtatgcataaaTGAGAATATTTCAGAATTCTTGGATTATAAGGTATGTGTCCGTCCAAACAGCACATGCACGGATCGCATTGAGTAGTGAACTTCGATTTCCGTCCTGGACTTCACTTAAAGGGTTTTTTTGCAGCGATTGTTTTGGTTTCGGCAGCGAATTTGTGCGCAGGAAAAGGTTTTAATTTGTTGCGACGCTGTAATTTACGTCGGGATTCTTGTGGGGCGCCAAAACACGAAAATAAGTTTATTTCCCCCCAAGCTTTTTCCCCCCACTTGTTCTTCTCCACTTCGACGAAACCCAGAAATAGAAAACCACTTCACCAAATACAATCCCGGCGCTTCCACGACCTCCTGTTTATGCCGACGGTCACTCCTGTTTGCGACAGACGGAATGCCACTTGTAGGCCTCACAGCGTCAACTCCTCTGTTCACCTTCGGTGTCCCATTTTTCCAGACCCTTCTCCCCCTATACTTTGATGTTCCTCCATGGACAGCCCACCTGCAAATCCACGTTCCTCGTACCCCAGTTTGCCCACGGACTTCTGACTTTCCCGGCGGTATCGCTTCATTTTCGAGTCGTTTCCTGCCTCTAGAAAATCAGGGCATAGTGCCTCCATATTGGGCTTCATTTTGCGAACGATTTGTGCTGATTTGCAGGGTAATTTTGGGGTCTAATTTTTCTATCAGAGACACCTAGCTTCATGCATTTCTTGTAGTGCTTCAATCCCTTCATGTTTGtttgtacaataattttttgtcaCTGTCATTCTGATTCCCATGTTCTTCCTTGAggtttaatttttgtatatcttCCTTTTGTGTACGTGGTGGTCTAAGCTGTGGATATTAGCATGAAAGGCATAATTCGTGGGTGATATTCTCGCAAAAACAGAGCCTTTTTCTGTTATCGTTTATGGCCCTTTTTGGTACCTTCTAATATGTAATTAAGTGATTTCTGTGAAGAATGTTGCTTTGTTTGAATGTGCATTTCTTAGAGTTTTTGTGGGAATTGTTTTGCTGATCATGAATTATTTGTACGGctagtttttcttttgtatcCATATAGAATAAATGCAATTTTTGATTGCACTTCGATTTTCtgtttttgatatatacaaatacTTAGATCCATCCCTCTCATTTCTGTATGATATATCCACACATTTATTTCTATCTGagatagaaatttttttaataaaaatattataaaaagtgatTGAAAGAAAGATCAAATGAagcatttgtttttatttccatttATA is drawn from Juglans regia cultivar Chandler chromosome 5, Walnut 2.0, whole genome shotgun sequence and contains these coding sequences:
- the LOC109022272 gene encoding serine/threonine protein phosphatase 2A 59 kDa regulatory subunit B' gamma isoform-like isoform X1, with the translated sequence MVAANLFQTFPFPNQDSKVPEMYDPEEEEPTMEPAWPHLQIVYEFLLRFVASPETDAKLAKRYIDHSFVLRLLELFDFEDQRERDYLKTILHRVYGKFMVHRPFIRKAINNIFYRFIFETEKHNGVAELLEILGNIINGFALPLKEEHKLFLVHALIPLHKPKCVSMYHQQLSYCITQFVEKDAKLADTMIRGLLKYWPITNSSKEVMFLGELEEVLEVTQGAEFQRCMVPLFCQIGRCLNSSHFQVASDQISVFGFLQLVLALDLFAADSECRRQCIYT
- the LOC109022272 gene encoding serine/threonine protein phosphatase 2A 59 kDa regulatory subunit B' gamma isoform-like isoform X2 encodes the protein MVAANLFQTFPFPNQDSKVPEMYDPEEEEPTMEPAWPHLQIVYEFLLRFVASPETDAKLAKRYIDHSFVLRLLELFDFEDQRERDYLKTILHRVYGKFMVHRPFIRKAINNIFYRFIFETEKHNGVAELLEILGNIINGFALPLKEEHKLFLVHALIPLHKPKCVSMYHQQLSYCITQFVEKDAKLADTMIRGLLKYWPITNSSKEVMFLGELEEVLEVTQGAEFQRCMVPLFCQIGRCLNSSHFQCLWIPTIGIGAGPFCSGQ